A DNA window from Oncorhynchus tshawytscha isolate Ot180627B linkage group LG13, Otsh_v2.0, whole genome shotgun sequence contains the following coding sequences:
- the asb4 gene encoding ankyrin repeat and SOCS box protein 4, which translates to MSMCVRVSLILSTIHDIIRRCLHALVRAVVTPEEEKGRWAMEELLTPRQQTARQIKARFLEALQTNNVTEVLEILYTTNLDIDTVLEVEDKRMILASYKQGFWLPDYKLECSWAMALHVCVMYNYLETALVLLQKGAAVNRKPNGKTPLHVACTVAHGDCVALLLGHGARVNSLSLSGHTPLHYCITKESVDCAKQLILNGGNVNKPSQSKDEDTPLHTAARLGIPELVALYISHGAQVDAVNSLQETPLITAAFWALDIREQTYSEDHHLVCRILLDHGADPNLYEDDYKTALHKASWNCDHVLMQMLLEAGADTTTMDINGCEPIQYVLKVTSVRPMAIPELCYQLLLNFGAPRVYPPQFHKVLQACHECPNAVEVMMNSYERIKPTNKWRSSIPEASYKQHEEFYESMFAVCSNTPRCLMHLARCAVRRAMEHRCHTGVGTLPLPPPIQRYLLLEPEGTFY; encoded by the exons atgtctATGTGTGTCCGTGTAAGCTTAATACTATCCACTATTCATGACATCATCAGAAGGTGCCTCCATGCCTTGGTGAGAGCAGTAGTAACACCAGAAGAAGAGAAGGGACGGTGGGCCATGGAGGAGCTGCTGACCCCCAGACAACAGACTGCTAGGCAGATCAAGGCCCGTTTCCTGGAGGCCCTACAGACCAACAACGTAACGGAGGTCCTGGAGATACTGTACACCACCAACCTGGACATCGACACTGTGCTGGAGGTGGAGGACAAACGCATGATCCTGGCCTCATACAAGCAAG GTTTCTGGTTGCCAGACTACAAGCTAGAGTGTTCTTGGGCGATGGCCCTCCACGTCTGTGTAATGTACAACTACCTGGAGACAGCTCTGGTGCTGCTGCAGAAGGGGGCGGCAGTTAACAGGAAGCCCAATGGGAAGACCCCACTTCACGTGGCCTGTACGGTTGCCCACGGCGACTGTGTGGCCCTGTTATTGGGCCACGGGGCGAGGGTCAACAGCCTGTCTCTGAGTggacacacaccactacactactgtatAACTAAAGAGTCTGTGGACTGTGCCAAGCAACTCATCCTTAATG gCGGCAATGTGAACAAGCCCAGTCAGAGCAAAGACGAGGACACACCTTTACACACGGCAGCCCGCCTGGGAATCCCTGAGCTGGTGGCTCTCTACATCTCCCACGGGGCCCAGGTGGACGCGGTCAACTCCCTCCAGGAGACGCCCCTGATCACTGCAGCCTTCTGGGCCCTGGACATCCGTGAACAGACCTACAGCGAGGACCACCACCTGGTCTGCCGCATTCTGCTGGACCACGGCGCAG ACCCTAACCTGTATGAAGACGACTATAAGACAGCCTTGCACAAGGCCTCCTGGAACTGTGACCACGTGCTGATGCAGATGCTGCTGGAGGCGGGGGCGGACACTACGACCATGGACATCAACGGCTGTGAACCCATCCAGTATGTCCTGAAGGTCACCTCTGTCAGGCCCATGGCCATCCCTGAGCTCTGTTACCAGCTGCTGCTTAATTTTGGAGCTCCACGGGTCTACCCGCCGCAGTTCCACAAG GTGTTGCAGGCCTGCCATGAGTGTCCCAATGCAGTGGAAGTCATGATGAACTCATATGAGCGCATCAAACCCACCAACAAGTGGAGATCATCCATCCCTGAAGCCTCCTACAAG CAACATGAGGAATTCTATGAGTCCATGTTTGCTGTGTGCTCCAACACTCCTCGTTGCCTGATGCACCTGGCCCGGTGTGCTGTCAGGAGGGCTATGGAGCACCGCTGTCACACTGGGGTAGggaccctccccctacctccccccaTCCAGAGATACCTGCTACTGGAACCTGAGGGGACCTTCTATTGA